In Saccharicrinis fermentans DSM 9555 = JCM 21142, a genomic segment contains:
- a CDS encoding IclR family transcriptional regulator translates to MTKYDAPALDKGLDILEFLSSQSIPQSQLEIANGISRKPNEIYRMLINLEKRGYIVKDPASGKFSLTLRLFHLAHHHSPVDIMVKASEMHMQNLAYCINQSVHLAVLHHNKLMIIAQVQSQTPVSLSVEIGSLFPLAKTVSGKITLAHLKEENRKQILTLCDDYQAMKASEKKALLNELQDIKKHSCICNKSMLTEGITDFAAPIFNMHQEMIAVLAVSTLTSQMRKLVTAEEIENEILKTVHKIRESLGIIK, encoded by the coding sequence ATGACAAAATATGATGCTCCTGCCTTAGATAAAGGATTAGACATACTAGAATTTTTATCTTCACAATCGATACCACAATCACAATTGGAAATAGCAAACGGTATCAGCCGCAAGCCCAACGAAATATACCGCATGCTTATTAACCTTGAAAAAAGAGGTTATATAGTAAAAGATCCTGCTTCGGGAAAATTCAGTCTAACACTTCGTCTATTCCATTTAGCACACCACCATTCACCGGTGGACATTATGGTAAAAGCATCTGAAATGCATATGCAGAACTTGGCATACTGCATAAACCAATCGGTTCATTTAGCTGTTTTGCATCACAATAAATTAATGATCATAGCACAAGTACAAAGCCAAACGCCGGTTTCGTTATCGGTAGAGATAGGCAGCTTATTCCCCTTAGCAAAAACCGTATCCGGGAAAATAACTCTGGCACACCTAAAGGAAGAAAATAGAAAACAAATCCTCACATTATGTGATGATTACCAAGCCATGAAGGCATCTGAAAAAAAAGCCCTACTGAATGAGCTACAGGATATAAAAAAACATTCTTGTATTTGTAACAAAAGTATGCTAACAGAAGGAATAACAGATTTTGCAGCACCTATCTTCAATATGCATCAAGAGATGATTGCTGTATTGGCTGTTTCTACTTTAACATCACAAATGCGAAAGCTAGTGACTGCCGAAGAAATTGAAAATGAAATTTTAAAAACAGTGCATAAAATAAGAGAATCTTTGGGAATTATTAAGTAG
- a CDS encoding glycoside hydrolase family 2 protein, with protein sequence MKKIVFFLWIIFPVLLWAQPGTINSHTENSQVVRDLGGHHWKMKMMLPGQGVKEGLHELPPADIETNFWNPAFVPGDVYTDLWKCGVIDDPYFGRNSVRAQWVQQYEWWYAYQFNVTEDVTDQVVRLVFEGVDYSCDVWLNGVHLGSHKGAFSSFSFDINDVLRVSKKNIDSKNMLMIKLDPPPKVNAKVAGLKTPWFGDYWRDLIPFGISRTIKMVSTGKVRIMDVYANTSLNKDGSADVRMEVELENTTDQPKEMTIVASMEGKNFESKSLMEKMTQWVKPGKHIVTKTIHVKKPLLWWPWDLGKPNLYTAKVSLKEGAVNHDAQEITFGIREVSSKWNPGFKRGVDVSFPRSTYINGKFHFIRSACWGGPPDIFVGRTNPDEYKTLIRLAKEANLNNIRIFGWHPPEIPEFYEYCNEMGMTVWQDMIPLGTGNIPQDRKGINRIMQEAAAVIKERRNHPSLIMMEGGEEMLLRTQDAHFGRAFLEELGDTLQRYAKLPYVPDSPLTCEVSIEAGFKPKEAKHALAYFYGMGRWLMEDWFRTLDYPIIPEFAITSVPNVESLKKFIPENEMWPPGLSWGHHWADLDRLRMQNWDSFGDEKLGSLQEFVDATQDAQGMIFQYGVEYLRRHKPNLSGISLCHWITYWPDMKWGIIDNYQQPKRSYEFVKRAYQPLLVNLNFEKRRWHREEPFKGELWVVNDLYQSFGKSTVEMEVRDDKGKRIFSSTFNMDKVDENSAQKYFDIEADVLSKVNQQFTIHLNMKDKAGNSISSNEYLFLIGDQKEASAQFKKMGDAMRKRNAEFTYGNYFRFFDEMGRKNGKDYQSDTEHPKASEYE encoded by the coding sequence ATGAAAAAGATTGTATTTTTTTTATGGATTATATTCCCGGTATTGTTGTGGGCACAGCCTGGAACAATTAATTCGCACACTGAGAATAGTCAGGTGGTGCGTGATTTAGGAGGGCATCATTGGAAAATGAAGATGATGTTACCGGGGCAAGGTGTAAAAGAAGGTTTGCATGAACTTCCTCCTGCCGATATTGAAACCAACTTTTGGAATCCAGCCTTTGTTCCTGGGGATGTATATACTGATTTATGGAAGTGTGGTGTTATTGATGATCCTTATTTTGGAAGAAACAGCGTGCGCGCTCAATGGGTTCAGCAATATGAGTGGTGGTATGCCTACCAGTTTAATGTGACCGAGGATGTTACTGATCAGGTGGTTCGGCTTGTTTTTGAAGGGGTGGATTATAGTTGTGATGTGTGGTTGAACGGAGTGCATTTAGGAAGTCATAAGGGAGCTTTTTCTTCTTTTTCGTTTGATATTAACGACGTTTTGCGGGTTTCAAAAAAGAACATCGATAGTAAAAATATGTTGATGATCAAGTTGGATCCTCCCCCAAAAGTCAATGCAAAGGTGGCTGGGTTGAAAACGCCATGGTTTGGAGACTACTGGCGCGATTTGATTCCCTTTGGAATAAGTAGGACGATTAAAATGGTTTCCACAGGTAAGGTTCGTATTATGGATGTTTATGCCAACACCAGTTTAAACAAGGATGGTAGTGCTGACGTACGTATGGAAGTGGAGTTGGAAAATACGACAGACCAACCCAAAGAGATGACTATTGTTGCTTCTATGGAGGGTAAGAATTTTGAATCCAAGTCCTTGATGGAGAAGATGACTCAGTGGGTAAAACCAGGAAAGCATATAGTTACGAAAACTATTCATGTGAAGAAACCCTTGCTTTGGTGGCCCTGGGATCTGGGAAAACCGAATTTGTATACGGCCAAGGTTTCTTTAAAAGAAGGTGCCGTAAATCATGATGCACAAGAGATAACTTTTGGGATACGCGAAGTAAGTTCTAAGTGGAATCCAGGATTCAAAAGAGGGGTTGACGTAAGCTTTCCTCGTTCTACTTATATTAATGGTAAGTTTCATTTTATTCGGTCAGCCTGCTGGGGAGGTCCACCAGATATCTTTGTGGGAAGAACCAATCCCGATGAATATAAAACATTGATTCGTTTGGCCAAAGAAGCCAATCTGAACAATATCCGTATTTTTGGATGGCATCCACCCGAAATTCCCGAGTTTTATGAATATTGTAATGAGATGGGTATGACGGTATGGCAAGATATGATTCCGTTAGGTACGGGCAATATTCCACAGGATAGAAAAGGAATTAACCGGATCATGCAAGAGGCGGCCGCAGTGATTAAGGAGCGACGTAATCATCCTTCTTTGATCATGATGGAAGGAGGAGAGGAAATGTTGTTGCGTACCCAAGATGCTCATTTTGGTAGAGCTTTTTTGGAGGAGCTGGGCGATACATTACAACGATATGCTAAACTGCCTTATGTGCCGGATTCACCACTTACCTGTGAGGTGTCTATAGAGGCAGGTTTTAAACCTAAAGAAGCTAAGCATGCCTTGGCCTACTTTTATGGTATGGGAAGATGGTTGATGGAAGACTGGTTTAGAACACTGGATTATCCTATTATACCTGAATTTGCCATTACTTCGGTACCTAATGTGGAAAGTCTGAAGAAGTTTATCCCGGAAAATGAAATGTGGCCTCCTGGATTAAGCTGGGGACACCATTGGGCCGACTTAGATAGATTACGCATGCAAAATTGGGATAGCTTTGGTGATGAGAAATTGGGTTCATTGCAAGAGTTTGTTGATGCTACACAAGATGCGCAGGGAATGATATTTCAATATGGGGTTGAGTACTTGAGAAGACATAAACCTAATTTAAGTGGTATTTCTCTGTGCCATTGGATCACCTATTGGCCCGATATGAAGTGGGGTATCATAGATAATTATCAGCAGCCAAAGCGTTCTTATGAATTTGTGAAGCGAGCTTATCAGCCATTGTTGGTAAATTTGAATTTTGAAAAGAGACGTTGGCATAGAGAGGAGCCTTTTAAAGGAGAACTTTGGGTAGTGAATGATCTATATCAGTCCTTCGGAAAAAGTACCGTTGAAATGGAAGTAAGAGATGATAAAGGGAAGCGAATCTTTTCATCGACATTTAATATGGATAAGGTAGATGAGAATAGTGCCCAAAAGTATTTTGATATTGAGGCGGATGTGTTGTCTAAAGTAAATCAGCAATTTACGATTCATCTGAATATGAAAGATAAGGCCGGAAATTCTATTTCGTCCAATGAATATTTATTTTTGATTGGTGACCAAAAAGAAGCTTCGGCTCAGTTTAAAAAGATGGGTGATGCTATGCGTAAGCGCAATGCCGAATTTACCTATGGTAATTATTTTAGATTCTTTGATGAAATGGGGCGTAAGAATGGAAAAGATTACCAGAGTGATACTGAGCACCCTAAGGCGAGCGAATATGAGTAA
- a CDS encoding T9SS type A sorting domain-containing protein: MKNTLQRSKTIMMLCFLLGSIHASAVMAPTSTIEISGPCITGTIVLYEEGVLDGKAYYTGTGTIWNYPNVSFAIHWDMAESKWFLSLSGQPFWYNEDDTNQPNSTLLSGNWTQAILSEGSCDVVIQGSATNLPTPTSIETTTDEMVNIYAHQNTINVSIEEATEASITVFDISGHKVKEMNTSDKKNQINDLPNGIYIIKVKAANKIATEKVILKD, from the coding sequence ATGAAGAATACTTTACAAAGAAGTAAAACAATAATGATGCTCTGCTTTTTGCTGGGTTCCATCCATGCATCGGCAGTTATGGCTCCAACAAGTACCATAGAAATATCGGGGCCTTGCATTACAGGAACAATAGTTCTTTATGAAGAAGGAGTATTAGATGGTAAAGCATACTATACTGGAACTGGCACTATCTGGAACTATCCCAACGTGTCCTTTGCTATTCATTGGGATATGGCAGAAAGCAAATGGTTTCTGTCTCTGAGCGGACAGCCATTCTGGTACAACGAGGATGATACAAATCAACCTAATTCGACCCTATTAAGCGGTAACTGGACACAGGCCATATTAAGCGAAGGATCGTGCGACGTAGTTATTCAAGGTTCTGCCACTAACTTACCAACTCCCACAAGCATTGAGACTACCACAGATGAAATGGTGAATATTTATGCCCACCAAAATACCATAAACGTTTCTATAGAAGAAGCAACAGAAGCCAGTATAACCGTTTTTGACATTAGCGGTCATAAAGTAAAAGAAATGAATACGTCGGATAAAAAAAATCAGATTAACGACCTACCCAATGGAATCTATATCATAAAAGTAAAAGCAGCTAATAAAATAGCAACCGAAAAAGTCATCTTAAAGGACTAG
- a CDS encoding phage tail protein produces MKKNTLVLLMLGCLVWGNSNKIFSQESYLGDIKITAITFAQEGWMDCNGQVLQIISNQALFSLLGTTYGGDGRTTFALPDLRGRVPIHTGTGNALTTYTQGERAGSEFVHLTETQLPAHSHSVSVNSLSGTSSQAEGNYLANSGVFDKEYATSTDKTNTVMIQSTGGGTAIENRPPLLTVRYVICTQGLYPPRN; encoded by the coding sequence ATGAAGAAAAACACATTAGTTTTATTGATGTTAGGATGCTTAGTCTGGGGTAATTCAAACAAAATTTTCTCACAAGAAAGTTATTTAGGAGATATTAAAATAACTGCCATAACCTTTGCTCAAGAAGGATGGATGGATTGTAACGGCCAAGTACTCCAAATCATTTCAAACCAGGCATTATTTTCATTATTGGGGACAACTTACGGAGGCGATGGAAGAACAACATTTGCTTTACCTGATTTACGAGGCAGAGTACCCATCCACACTGGAACAGGCAATGCACTAACCACCTATACACAAGGGGAAAGAGCCGGTTCTGAATTTGTTCACCTAACAGAAACCCAACTCCCTGCGCATAGTCATAGCGTCTCTGTTAATTCCCTGTCGGGTACAAGTAGTCAGGCGGAAGGCAACTATCTGGCCAACAGTGGTGTTTTCGACAAAGAATATGCCACATCAACAGACAAAACAAACACGGTAATGATTCAATCAACCGGAGGAGGAACTGCTATCGAAAACAGACCACCTTTACTAACCGTACGTTATGTAATTTGCACCCAAGGTCTTTATCCACCACGCAATTAG
- a CDS encoding T9SS type A sorting domain-containing protein, translating into MKTWLIIIGLVIGYHVLAQNIDVDIHLNIQHTVGEVSQFERKKFINLHASLTESDWDGEEDKLKYILEDLDVYLGRDNGSLGWNMNQSTEDPENPGFVDPSYMISQGKYVRETVYGINNASRHAYESRADILVGGQEKPFWPGQTTTPYTGNPGWKITSASTSGDFMGQFFNEFYRNDGEPSSKGHPRPRFMEIINEPLYELVDEGDHTPTEVFEYHNEVAAAIRTHNQNILIGGYTTAFPYFDENNFNRWDERMKLFYDIAGANMDFFSIHLYDFNKHHYNNGTAFHGPINFKGSRIEATFDMMEQYSQLKFGKVKPMLISEFGGRDHSIEWKEWTPIRDWQFIKAVSPMWLQFMDRPNLILKTIPFVVTKAEWGRTSVPYPWRLMRQAKEADGETGEQWVFTEMIKIYELWSQVNGSRVVSKSENPDILVDSYVDGNKAYFIASNLNYEPETIHMHLLGTDSNTLLKVEVKHLHLAGNSPVLDTNTLTPDKNMTFTLDTEATAIFEYTFDQELNTGESMKETKYYADVYKQEIVSSAPQVFHINSLTLTDHNQATLRVAFGRAHTLSKKPQILVNGTAVAVPTNYRGDDQHLRSQFFGMLEIPVPDDLLKANNTISIQFPDNGGYISSVTMRVYNSTIEITGPTDVGIKKINVNADIKIYPNPTNNYTDIVIPEELMTGSISVFNTNGVALYNEKITQKKHRLLVSKYPAGIYLITIQNEKYIGSQRLVLQ; encoded by the coding sequence ATGAAAACTTGGTTAATTATTATTGGATTAGTAATAGGGTATCATGTATTAGCCCAGAATATAGATGTGGATATCCACTTGAACATTCAGCATACAGTTGGTGAGGTATCGCAATTTGAGAGAAAAAAATTCATTAATCTCCATGCTTCTTTAACTGAAAGTGATTGGGATGGTGAAGAAGACAAATTAAAATATATACTCGAGGACTTAGACGTATATTTGGGAAGAGACAATGGCTCATTGGGTTGGAACATGAATCAATCGACCGAAGATCCAGAAAATCCAGGTTTCGTAGATCCTTCATACATGATCTCTCAAGGCAAATATGTCCGAGAAACCGTCTATGGCATCAATAATGCATCACGTCATGCGTACGAGAGCAGAGCAGATATCTTGGTTGGCGGACAAGAAAAGCCCTTTTGGCCCGGACAAACTACCACTCCTTATACCGGTAACCCCGGATGGAAAATAACCAGTGCGAGTACATCCGGTGATTTTATGGGACAATTTTTTAATGAATTCTACAGAAACGATGGCGAACCTTCCTCCAAAGGACATCCACGCCCTCGATTTATGGAAATCATCAATGAGCCACTTTATGAACTTGTAGACGAGGGAGACCACACCCCCACAGAGGTCTTTGAATACCACAATGAAGTGGCTGCAGCTATCAGAACACACAATCAAAACATACTAATTGGGGGATACACTACTGCCTTTCCGTACTTTGACGAAAACAACTTTAATCGTTGGGACGAGAGGATGAAATTATTTTATGATATCGCAGGAGCCAATATGGATTTTTTCTCCATTCATTTATACGATTTTAATAAACATCATTATAATAATGGAACAGCCTTCCATGGCCCAATCAATTTCAAAGGAAGTCGTATAGAAGCTACATTCGATATGATGGAACAATATAGTCAGCTCAAGTTTGGAAAAGTAAAACCTATGCTTATATCAGAATTCGGTGGCCGTGACCATTCCATCGAATGGAAAGAATGGACACCCATAAGAGACTGGCAATTTATAAAAGCTGTCAGTCCTATGTGGTTACAATTTATGGACAGACCTAACCTAATACTAAAAACCATACCTTTTGTTGTGACAAAAGCAGAATGGGGACGCACCTCGGTACCATATCCATGGAGATTGATGCGCCAAGCCAAGGAAGCTGATGGTGAAACAGGAGAACAATGGGTATTCACCGAAATGATAAAGATATATGAATTATGGAGTCAGGTAAATGGATCCAGAGTAGTTAGCAAATCCGAGAATCCGGACATCCTGGTGGACAGTTATGTTGACGGAAACAAGGCATACTTTATTGCCAGCAACCTGAACTACGAGCCGGAAACAATCCACATGCACCTATTGGGCACAGATTCCAACACCCTGTTAAAGGTAGAAGTGAAACACTTACATTTAGCAGGTAACAGTCCGGTACTCGATACCAACACATTAACCCCAGATAAAAACATGACTTTCACCTTAGATACCGAAGCCACTGCTATCTTTGAATATACCTTTGATCAGGAGCTAAATACGGGTGAGTCCATGAAAGAAACAAAATACTATGCAGATGTATATAAACAAGAAATCGTATCATCTGCTCCGCAAGTTTTCCATATCAATTCACTGACCCTAACAGACCATAATCAGGCCACGCTTAGAGTAGCTTTTGGCCGGGCACACACCCTGTCCAAAAAACCACAGATTTTAGTAAACGGCACCGCAGTTGCTGTTCCTACAAACTATCGTGGAGATGATCAACACCTGCGCTCACAATTTTTTGGCATGCTCGAAATCCCAGTTCCCGATGATCTACTTAAAGCAAACAACACCATTTCAATACAATTTCCTGACAACGGAGGGTATATCAGTAGTGTAACCATGCGTGTCTACAATAGCACCATAGAAATCACAGGTCCTACTGACGTAGGAATAAAAAAAATAAACGTAAATGCAGATATAAAAATATATCCCAATCCCACCAACAATTATACAGATATAGTTATTCCTGAGGAATTAATGACCGGTAGCATATCGGTATTCAACACAAATGGTGTCGCATTATACAATGAAAAAATAACACAAAAAAAACACAGACTCTTAGTAAGCAAATATCCAGCAGGCATATACCTTATCACCATCCAAAACGAAAAATATATTGGTTCTCAAAGATTGGTTTTACAATAG
- a CDS encoding helix-turn-helix domain-containing protein: protein MDVLKASILSILKNREQLKRKFQKEIEITPNLVTNNSTDSKFMDKILSIIEEHLSDSQFTVEILAEKYGVSRIYLNRKIKALTGETSNQFIRNIRLKHAAELLKRGEMNVSEVTWMVGYNDLKTFRTRFKEKFGVSPSEFANNNK, encoded by the coding sequence ATGGACGTACTGAAAGCCTCTATCCTGTCTATCTTAAAAAACAGAGAACAGCTCAAGCGTAAGTTTCAAAAAGAAATAGAAATAACACCCAATCTGGTTACCAATAATTCAACGGACTCAAAGTTCATGGATAAGATTCTGTCCATCATCGAAGAACATTTATCCGACTCCCAATTCACAGTGGAAATACTCGCCGAAAAATATGGTGTCTCCAGAATATACCTAAACAGAAAAATTAAAGCATTAACAGGGGAAACTTCCAACCAATTTATTCGAAATATACGCCTAAAACATGCCGCCGAATTATTAAAACGGGGCGAAATGAATGTGTCAGAAGTTACCTGGATGGTAGGATACAATGACTTAAAAACTTTCAGAACAAGATTCAAAGAAAAATTTGGTGTAAGTCCTTCAGAATTTGCCAATAATAACAAATAA